The Duganella sp. BuS-21 sequence CACCAAATAGGGCGCGGGCAGGGGCGTGGGCATTAATCGGGTATAGAAGGCGGGCGGCAGGGACGCGAAGGAATTGTCCAGCGGCAGTTTGGCGGCAGTGATGATGTGCTCCAGATAGGCTAAGCAGTGATTTTACCGCAGGGCGCGATTGCTGCGGTGCAGCATCATCCTGCGTTGTCCCACCTAATCAAAATACTTCATAAATAGATGGCATCGAGCATCGCGCTGGCCAAGGCCAAGAATTTCCTCAACCGCTAGCGCTTCGTGATCGACCGTGGCGTGTTTCACCCGGATGCGGCGGACCTGGAAAGAACCCTGGGCCGCGCGGAGGGCTTCATCCTGGACGCCAAGCGTATCGTCTACGTCAGCGCAATGCGCGTCCTGCTGGCCGCATTACGCGCACAGGACGGCGCCAAGATCGAAGAAATGTCGATGAAAACGCTATTGGCGCAGTTCGGCATTTTTGACGCCGCGTCGGTCAAGCTGGAAAACTTCCAGATGGACTCGGCCAAGGCGCTCTACGAGGACAGCCAGTCCTTCTTCTCCGGCTTTACCAAGGGCTACACGATGGCCCTGATGCTGGGCGTGGCGCTGCTCATTTTCTCTGCGGTACGCCTGCTGCGGGCGATTTTACATCCGCTGCAAAAAGCCCTGGGCCACTTCGACCAGATCGCCGCCGGCAACCTGGACCTGTCGCGCGCTGAACCGTTGATGGCGTAACTTATTTAATCGCGCCGAACACTTTGCCGATCAGCTTGCTGCCGGTGCCCAGCGGGTCGGCGCGGATGGCTTTTTCTTCTTCGGCGATCATGGTGTACAGGCCGTCGAGCGCGCGCTGGGTGACGTAGCCTTCCACTGTGGACTGCTCCTTGGTCAGCACGCCCATCTTCGGCGCCAGGCTCATGGCGCTGTTGTATTGGGTGGCCACGCCGGATTTGTCGGTGACCTTCTTGACCACCGGCAGGAATTGCACGGCCAGCTTGTCCTGGGTTTTGCCACGGAAGAAATCCGTCACCGAGGTTTCGCCGCCGGTCAGGATGTTTTTGGCGTCGGTGATCGTCATCGACTTGACGGCGTCCAGCAGTAACGGCTTGGCCATCGGCACGGCGGCTTCGGCCGCATGGTTCATCTGCACCACCAGTTCGTCGAGCTGCTTGCCCTTGCCGGTCATTTTCAGGATAGGCCGCGCCTGTTCAAGGATCTTGGGCAGCGGAATGCGCACCTTGTCGTTATTCAGAAAGCCGCCTTCGGCGCCCAACTTGGACACGGCCGCGTTGGAGCCGGTTTCCAGCGCGGCCTTCAGGCCGCCCGACGCATCTTTGTTGCTGAGGTCGTCCAACGACAGCGCAAACGCGCTCACGGATAACAGGGCGAAGGGAATCAGGACGGCAAGCGAGCGGCGCGATACAGGCATGGGGGTCTCCAGTGAGGCAATGCCCTACTGTACTCCACCGCAGCCTATGCCGCCAGTGCGGGAATCTCCCTGGCCAAACGCTCCAGCAGCCGACCGCATTCGAACACGCTGAGCGTCTGATGCGTGCCGCCTTCGCCCTCGATATCGATGACTTCGTCCATTTCCGCGCGCGGGTCGCCACTGGCGTTCGGATTGCGCATCATTTTCGGCGCGGCGAAGCGGCGGCTGTCGTTGATGGTCATGATGTTTTGCACGGCATCGACCAGCAAGCCATAACATTCCTCGCCGCGCTCGATCACCAGGATCTTGGACTGCGAGGTGTCGAGCAGCGGCGTCATGCGGTACAGGCCGCGCAGGTCGATCACCGTCACCATTTTCTGGCGCAGATTGAGCATGCCGCGCATGAAGGCCGGCAGGCCCGGCGGACGCGTGATCTCGCCGACGCTCAGATCGATGATCTCGCGCACTTGCTTGATCTCCACCGCATAGCTGTTTTCCAGCGCAAAGGTGATGTAGACCTTGCGCTGGCCGCGCCGCGCGTCGTGCTGTTCGTTCTTGCCCGCCTGGACCGCATCCTTGGGATACAGGTTGGCGTGGCCGTTGCGCATGTCCTTGATCTCGGTGCTGGAGAAGATCTGCTGGTGATCGAGGAAGAAGATGTCGCCCAGGTCGGGCTTGGACAGACAGCCGCCGAACATGCCCGCCCGCGCCTTGCTCAGCATCGGAATGGGCATCACTTCTTCACTGTAGAAATGCACGATGTTGTCGACCGAGTCGACCAGGAAGCCGATGGTGGCGTCGTCGATGCGCGCCACGATGACGCGCTGGTCGGGACTGGCGCTGCGCGCGTCGCCGCCGGCGTTGAGCAGGGTGGCGAAGTCGACCACCGCCACGGGGCTGCCGCGAAAATTGATGCGGCCCAGGCACAGCGCGCTGTTCAGTACCGACGGCTGCAATTCCGGCACGCGGATGATTTCCTGGATGGCCGCCATCTCGAACGCGAACGACGATGCGCCCACGCGGAAACTCACGCATTGGCGGCGCTCGCCCTGATGGCGGCGCGTCTGGCGGTCCGCGCTTTGCAGCGCCAGCACCTGCGGTACGTTCTCGATGTGGATCAGGGCGTCGGGATCGAGCACTTGCACCAGCCGCGCGCCGTGGTCGAGCAGGATGGTGCCGGCCACCACGCCGCGCTGCTCGCCCTCGGCGTAGTTGAGCGTGCTGCGCTGCTCCGGCCGCACGCGCAGGATTTCACCGGTGGCGTCGAACAGAATGCCAATCAGCACGCCTTCGTAGTCGAGCACGGCGATCTTGTCGGTCGGCAGCGCCGCGCGCGCATCGGGATTGAAGACGCGGCCCAGGTTCACCACCGGAATCACGCTGCCGCGCAAGGTGAACACGCCTTCCAGAAACTTGGGCGACAAGGGCAGGGCCGACACCTTGGTCGGGTAATTGACCACCTCGCGGAAGCAGCAGGCGGGCAGCGCGAACTCGTCCTGCCCGAGGATGAAGGAACCGAACAATTCAGTGCCGGATGAGGCGGACGCATCACGCATGGACAACTCCAGGGCAAGGGTGGACGATGTCCTGCACGGTATAGTCGCAGGTGGCGCAGTCGATGTGCAGGGTGCGTCCGGACTTGCCGCCGACGCGGCAATAACTAATGTTCAGGCCGAATTTACGCAGATGCCGGCGCGCGGCGTCGGCATTTTGCTGGCCGATCTGCAGGCGGCTGGAGCAGCCGTTGAGCATGGTCGCGCCGCCGGCCACGATGACTTCCAGCTCGGCGTAATCGGCGACGCTGGCGCCGAGCAGGCGCAGCAGGGACGGCACGGCCTGGCTCACGTAGCGTGCGCAGGGTAGTTCCGTCATGTCGGCCGTTTCCGGCAGCAGGCAATGGGCCAGCGCGCAGCGACCTTGCTTTTTCCAGATCAGGGCGATGCCCACGCACGAACCCAGCAGCGCCTGCAAGCGATCGTTGCCGACGCCGATTTTCACCTGGCCCATGGCGACCTGCAGCACGCCGCTTGCCGTTGGCGGCAAGCAGCCGTGCGGGTCGTCCCACGGCAGTGTGGCCGGTCGTATCGGGGCGCTGAGTTGCGTCACGTGCATGATGTCCTTATTCCATTGTGTAAATCATCGGGCGGTCGAACCGGTAGGCGGTATCCCTGCCCGAGATCGATTCCGACTCGCCGACGATCATGACGGCATGCGGCGCCATGCTCAGCCGCGCTTGTTGCAGGATGGTGTGCTGGTGCTCCTGATCGAAATAGATCAGCACGTTGCGCAAGAACACCAGGTCGAACTGTTTGGCCGATTTGAGGGGCAACATCAGATTGTGCTGCGCCAGTTCGACGTGGCGTTTCAACGCATCGACCACGCGCAGGCCATTGGCGCTGGGGCGGAAGTATTTCCGCACCCAGTCCGGGTGGGTGGCCTGGATGCGCTCCACCGAGCGGCCGCCGTACTGGCCGTCGCGCGCCAGCGCCAGGATCTGCTGCGAAATGTCGGTGGCGTGGATCTGGTAGCTGAACTCCGGGTGTGCGGCCTGGAACTCCTCGCACAGCATGGCCATCGAATACAGCTCCTCGCCGCTGGAGGCGGCCGCCGACCACACTTTCAGTTGCTTGCCCGGGTGCGCGCGCCACCACTGCGGCAGGAATTCCTGCTCGATGTAATCCCACACCTGCTGGGTGCGGAAGAACAGGGTGTCGTTGGTGGTCACCAGGTCGATAAAATGCGGCACTTCGGCGCGGTCGCGTTCGACCACGTCGAGGTAGGCCTGATAGCTGTTCAGCTTGAGCGCCTGCACGCGCGGACGCAGGCGCCGCTCCAGCAGCACGCTCTTGCGTTCGGTCATGGCGATGCCCGTGTGCTTGCGCACCAGGGCGATCAGGGCCGACAGCGTGGACGGAGGCAGGCCGGTGGCGTCCATGTTCACACCGTGAAGCCGGATACGGTTTTATTCAGGTCGCCGGCGCGCTGGTTCAGCCCCTCGGTCGAACGGGCGATGCTGTCGCAGGCGGCGGCCGACTTCTCGGCTTCCTCGGCGATGTACTGGACCGCCGTGCTGACTTCGCGCGCCGTCAGCAGCTGCTCGTTGGCGGCCTTGGAAATGTCGGAAATGGCCACCGTGGTCTTGACCACGCCCACCAGGATCTTGTCGAAGGCGTCGCTGGCCTGACGCGAAATCTCGCTGCCGGCCGAGACGCGCTTGACCGATTCGTTGATCAGTTTGGAAATCTCCTTGGTGGCCTGCGACGAGCGCTCGGCCAGCTTGCGCACTTCGTCCGCCACCACCGAGAAGCCCAGGCCGTGCTCGCCAGCGCGCGCCGCCTCGATGGCCGCGTTGAAGGCCAGCATATTGGTCTGGTTGGCGATGTCGCTGATGACCTTGACGATTTCGCCGATGTCTTCCGACGAACGGTTGATCAGGTCCATGGCCTCGATCGACTTGGCCACCGCCTTGGCGCCGACTTCGGCCTCGTGCTGGGTCGACTTGGCCATCGAATCGGCGTCCGAGGTGTTGTTGGCGATGGTGTTGATCGAGCTGGTCAGGCCGTCGATCGAGGCGTTCATCTCTTCCACCGTGGCACCCAGTGCCTGGGTGCCGACCGCCACGCCGTTGGAGCGCTCGGCGATGGTGGTCGAAGCGTCGGCCAGGCCGTTGGCGGACATGACGACGTCGCCGATGACCTTGCGCAGGTCGGCGATCATCTTGCTGATGCCTTCGGCCAGCTGGTCGAGCGGTTCATCACCGTCGACCACGATCTTGCTGGTCAGGTCGCCGTTGGCTGCGCGCGCCACCGAGTCCAGCAGGCGGCTGATTTTTTCGCCATCGGACTTGGACTTGGCCGCCACCGACTCCTCCAGTTCCACCTGGCTGGTGATATCACTTGCGTATTTAACTATTTTGTATGGTTTGCCATTTAAATCGAGAATAGGGTTGTAAGTGGCCTGGATCCATATCGATTTTTTATTGTTTCCTAAACGTTTATAGCGTCCGCTATCGAATTCGCCACGATTGAGTTTTTGCCAGAAACGTTTATATTCGGCGCTGGCGGCAAAATCGGGATCGACAAACATGCGATGGTGTTCGCCTTTAATATCGTCGAGATAATATCCCATGACATTAAGGAAATTATCGTTGGCATTCAGCACGTGCCCCTGCATGTCGAATTCAATCACCGCCTGCGCCTTGTCGATGGCGCTGACCTTGCCCTCGTACTCGGCGCTGCGCAGGCGGTTGTCGGTGATGTCGGTGGCGAACTTGATCACCTTGTAGGGGCGGCCATTGCTGTCCATCACCGGGTTGTAGGACGCATTGATCCAGATTTCGCGGCCATCCTTGGCCAGGCGCTTGAATTCGCCGTGCTCAAACTCGCCGGCCGCCAGACCGGTCCAGAACTGTTTGTAGGCGGGGCTGGCCGCATACTCAGGGTGGCAGAACATCGAATGATGGCGACCTTGGACCTCCGCCAGGGAGTAACCGAGCACGCGCAGGAAGTTGTCGTTGGCGTGCAGGATTTTTCCTTCCATGTCAAACTCGATCACCGCTTGAACGCGGTTGAGCGCGGCGTGTATCGCCTGAAGTTCGACGTCATGGGTATGGATTACCTGGCTGGGAGCGTTCATGAAATATCCTGTAGTCGTCTGAAAATAATAAATATCATTAACACAGTATTATGTTGTGATATTTGGTGAGATTCGTTTTGATATTCGGGGGTAGGGAATATGCGAGGCGTTTATTCATTATTTGCTTTATTTAAATATCAGGCAAGCTCAACAATACTGAAAAGTGTCGCAAGTGTATTTTGCAAGCGACACTCAGGCCGGTTTTCTCCGCTTTACGAAGCACAGGTGCCGCCTTCAAAAGCGCGCGCACCGCGCTTAAAAAAATAACACGATCGTTCTTTTTATGCGGTATAGTAGGTAGGCCTACCATTCCAACCAGAACATAAGGAAGAGACATGACTGCTGAATATCAAGTACACGGCGCGGTGGCCGTCATTACCCTGAACAATCCGCCGGTCAACGGCATGGGCCTGACGACGCGCACGGCGGCCGTCAAGGGCATCCAGCAGGCGCTGGCCGATGATGCGGTCAAGGCCATCGTCATCACCGGCGCCGGCAAAGCCTTCTCGGGCGGCGCCGATATCAAGGAATTCAACACCCCGGCGGCGCTGGCCGAACCGAGCCTGCACACCCTGATCGCCACCGCCGAAGGCTCGACCAAGCCGGTGGTGGCCGCCATCCACACGGTTTGCATGGGCGGCGGCCTGGAGCTGTCGCTCGGCTGCCACTACCGGGTGGCCTTGCCAGGCGCGCAGATCGCCTTGCCGGAAGTGAAGCTGGGCCTGCTGCCGGGCGCCGGCGGCACCCAGCGCCTGCCGCGCGTGCTCGGCCTGGAACCGGCCCTGAACATGATCGTGTCCGGTGCGCCGGTGCCGTCGGAAAAGCTGCCGGCCCTGTTCGATGAACTGTTCGCCGCCGACGCCGACCTGCTGCAATCGGCCGTGGCCTTCGCCGAAAAAATCGCCGATGTGCGCCCGCTGCCGAAGGTGCGCGACCGCAAAGTCGATTATCCGAACCACGAAGCTTTCCTGCAATTCTCGCGCAACACCGTCAAGGCCATGGCCGGGCCGTTCCCGGCGCCGCTTGAATGCGTGGAAACCGTGGCCGCCTCGGTCACCATGAAGTTCGACGACGGCATAAAGTTCGAACGCGAGCGCTTCATGCACCTGATTCAGACCAGCGAATCGAAATCGCTGCGCCACGCCTTCTTTGCCGAGCGCATCGCCAGCAAGGTGCCGGACGTGGCGGCCGATACGCCGGTGCGCGCCATCAAATCGGCCGCCGTGATCGGCGCCGGCATGATGGGCGGCGGCATCGCCATGAATTTCCTCAACGCCGGCATTCCGGTCAAGCTGCTGGAAACCCGCCAGGAAGCGCTGGACAAGGGCATCGCCACCATACGCAAGAATTACGAAAGCAGCCTGAAAAAGGGCAAGCTGACCCAGGAAAAACTGGACCAGCGCATGGGCCTGCTGAGCAGCACGCTGTCCTATGACGACATCGGCCGGGCCGACATCGTAGTGGAAGCCGTGTTCGAGGAGCTGGGCGTGAAGGAAGCCGTGTTCCGCAAGCTCGATGCAGTGATGAAACCGGGCGCCATCCTGGCCACCAACACCTCGACCCTGGACGTCGACCAGATCGCCGCCTTCACCAAGCGTCCGCAAGACGTGATCGGCACCCACTTCTTCTCGCCGGCCAACGTCATGAAGCTGCTGGAAATCGTGCGCGGCAAGGAGACCGGCAAGGATGTGCTGGCCACGGCGCTGGCGCTGTCCAAGAAGCTCAAGAAAACCGGCGTGGTGTCGGGTGTGTGCGACGGCTTCATCGGCAACCGCATGATCGAGCAGTACAGCCGCCAAGCCGGTTTCCTGCTGGAGGAGGGCGCGCTGCCGGAGCAAGTGGACCAGGCGGCCGAGAAATTCGGTTTCGCCATGGGGCCGTTCCGCATGGGCGACCTGGCCGGCAACGACATCGGCTGGGCCATCCGCAAGCGCCGCTACGTGGAAAAACCGGAAATCACCTATTCGAAAACCGCCGACCTGCTGTGCGAGTTGGGCCGCTACGGCCAGAAAACCGGCGCCGGCTGGTATGACTACAAGGCCGGCGACCGCAAGGCCTACGCCAACGAGCAGGTCAACGCCATGATCGTCCAGCATTCGGCCGACCTCGGCATTACGCGCCGCAAGATCAGCGACCAGGAAATCGTCGAGCGCCTGGTGTATTCGCTGGTGAACGAAGGTGCGCTGATCCTGGAAGAGGGCATCGCCCTGCGCGCCTCGGATATCGATATGGTCTATCTGACCGGCTACGGCTTCCCGCTGTACCGTGGCGGGCCGATGTTCTATGCCGACACGGTCGGCCTGCCGAACGTGGTCGCTGCGATCAATAAATACGCGCGCGGTCACCAGGGCAAGGCCTGGCGCCCGGCGCCGCTGCTGCTGAAGCTGGCGGATCAGGGAAAGTTGTTTAATAATTAGCACATGTTGCAAGGGCGACACATGCGTTAATATTGTGTCCACAAGAACGGCCGAGTTCGTTATAATCGAACCCGGCCGTTTTTGTTTTTCCGCGCCCGGGAAACGGTTGGCAACTTTAGTGGGCGCTTCTCATTCAAAAACCAATAATCCGAGGTTCACATGAAGCACACCATTTTTGCCGCAGCACTGGCCCTGGCCAGCGTTTCCTCCGCCTTCGCAGCCGATATCAACGGCCTGTACAACACCGGCATCGGCGCTGGCGGCGCTGCGGAAACCCATTACACGGTCAGCTCGACCAGCGTGACCGACACGGTTCCTACCATTACCAAGGATGGCGTATGGCCGGTGGATGGCACCTGGCTGGTCAACAACAGCACGTCCAAATGGATCACCCCGACCGCCGTTCAGGGCGACACCTTCGATCCGGCTGTCAACGGCACCTACACCTACACCCTGAGCTTCAACCTGACCGGCTACAATGCCGCCACCGCCTTCTTCGACGGCCGTGTATCGTCGGACAACTCGGTAATCGTCAAGCTGAACGGCACCGACATCGGCGGCGGCATCGGCTTCCAGTCGTGGCACGACTTCGGCGCCGGCACCGGTTTCGCCGCCGGCTTGAACACCCTGGAATTCGTCGTCACCAACGACAAGCAGTACAGCGGCAACCCGACCGGCCTGCGCGTTGAATTCGAATCGTCGAATGTCAGCGCCGTCCCTGAGCCAGCCACCTACGGCATGATGATGGCCGGCCTGGCGCTGGTGGGCGTGGCCGCGCGCCGCCGCAAGCAGCAGAAATAATGCTGCGGAAAATGCTCACGGGCACTAAAAATTTAAGTGCACGTGAGTATTTTCTGTAAAAGCTCGTTATAATTCGTCTCAACAGCACTACTTCCTTTCGACGCCCTAAAAAACGGTTCGATGAAATTCCGGCATCCCCATCGATGCTGGTTGACACCCTACCAACCGATTTTAGAGGCTCTCATGAAACGCAATCTCCTTGCCGCCGCTGCGCTGGCATTCACCGCAATCTCGTCCGCCCACGCCGCCGGCATCACTGGCCTGGTGAATACCGGCGTCGGCATCAGCGGTCAATCGGACGGCAACTACGCACTGAGTTCGGCTGTCAGCAGCACCGCCGTCATCACCTACGACAGCCAGTGGCCGATCGGCCCATGGCTGGCCAATAGCAGCGCGTCGAAATGGATCACGCCGACCGCAGGCCAGGGCGATACCTTCGACCCGTCGACTTCGGGCATCTATACCTATACGCTGAGTTTCGACCTGAGCGGCTACAACGCAGCCAGCGCCGCCTTCAGCGGCCGCTTCGCGGCGGACAATTCCGTGGTGGTGAAACTCAACGACCAAGTCATCGGCAATGCCACCGGCTTCAGCGACTGGACCAGCTTCAGCGCCAGCGGCGGCTTTGCGCCCGGCGTCAACACGCTGGACTTCGTGGTCACCAATTGGGCGCAGAACGGCGGCAATCCGACCGGCTTGCGCGTGGAGTTTGGTTCGTCCAGTGTGATGGCGGCGGTTCCGGAACCGGAAACCTACGCCATGCTGCTGGGAGGCCTCGTCCTGGTCGGCGCCGTCGTGCGCCGCCGCAAACCGCAGTAAGCAGCAAGCAGCACGTAGTTAGCAGCATGCAGTAAGCAGTAAGCAGTATCGTAGGAACTCCTTGGGTTAATTTTCAAACCGCCTCACCAGGCTAATGCCGTTAAGTTAAGCTGAAAATAGGCTTCGTCATTCCCGCGAATGCGGGAATCCATGAGGCGCATGCCCGGCTAACTCAGCATGGATCCCGGCTTTCGCCGGGACGACATCGCTTAACTTAACGGCATTACCTCACCAGGCGGTTTTTTTTGCGCGCCAGCGATTCAAGCGGATGCCGTCTCAACGCGCGCGCCGGCCATGACAACTTCGAAGGATTGCGTGAACGCCGCCAGCAACTCCGGCAGCGCGGCCGGTTCCTCCCTGAGGCGCAGCTCCAGCGTAGTAGACGTTTCAAAAAGATCGTTTGCAGATAGATTACCCGCCGCGCCGCGAATTTTGTGGACCAGATCCGCCGCGCGTAACATTTCGCCCGAGTGGATTGCATCTTGAATCTGTTGCAAAGTGGACGAAAAATCGTCAGCGAACAAGCGCAGCAGTTGCGACAGCAACGCCTCATGCCCACCCAGCCGCTCCATTGCCGCCCGCACGTCGATGCCGGGGCGCGGCGCGGCTGGCGCAGTGGACCGGTTAGACGGCGGCGGCAAAGGCGCCGGCTCCGCCGCCCGGCTGCGGTCCGGCGTGACCCAGGTCGCCAGCACCGCGTACAAGGTATCTGGATCGATAGGCTTGGTGACGTAGTCGTTCATGTCCATCGCCAGGCAGCGCTCGCGATAGCCGGCCACCGCATGCGCGGTCATGGCGATGATGGGCAGCGCCGCGTGGCGCTGGTCGGCGCGGATCAGGGCCGTGGCCTGGTAACCGTCCATGTCGGGCATCTGGATATCCATCAGCACCGCGTCGTAGCTGCCGTCGCCGACCAGGCGCGCGGCCTCCTCGCCGCTGCCCGCCACGTCGGCGCGCACGCCGGCGCGCTGCAGTATCTCGCTGGCGACCTGCTGGTTGATGGCATTGTCGTCCACCACCAGCACGCGGGCGCCACGGATGCGCTGCACCGCCACCGAAGGCGGCGCGCTCATGGCCACGCCCTGCTGGACGGATTCCAGCCCCAGCGCCGACAGGATGGCATGGCGCAGCAGTTGCGGATTGGCCGGCTTGTCGAGGAAGGGCATGTTGCGGACGTGCTCCATGGTCTGTTTGTCATGCTCGCGCGCATAGGCTGTCACCATCAGCACCGCCGGTACCGACGCCAGCTCGGCGTCTTCGGCGATGCGGTGCAGGGTGTCGATGCCGTCCAGGTCGGGCATGTCCG is a genomic window containing:
- a CDS encoding DUF4197 domain-containing protein — protein: MPVSRRSLAVLIPFALLSVSAFALSLDDLSNKDASGGLKAALETGSNAAVSKLGAEGGFLNNDKVRIPLPKILEQARPILKMTGKGKQLDELVVQMNHAAEAAVPMAKPLLLDAVKSMTITDAKNILTGGETSVTDFFRGKTQDKLAVQFLPVVKKVTDKSGVATQYNSAMSLAPKMGVLTKEQSTVEGYVTQRALDGLYTMIAEEEKAIRADPLGTGSKLIGKVFGAIK
- a CDS encoding chemotaxis protein CheW — its product is MRDASASSGTELFGSFILGQDEFALPACCFREVVNYPTKVSALPLSPKFLEGVFTLRGSVIPVVNLGRVFNPDARAALPTDKIAVLDYEGVLIGILFDATGEILRVRPEQRSTLNYAEGEQRGVVAGTILLDHGARLVQVLDPDALIHIENVPQVLALQSADRQTRRHQGERRQCVSFRVGASSFAFEMAAIQEIIRVPELQPSVLNSALCLGRINFRGSPVAVVDFATLLNAGGDARSASPDQRVIVARIDDATIGFLVDSVDNIVHFYSEEVMPIPMLSKARAGMFGGCLSKPDLGDIFFLDHQQIFSSTEIKDMRNGHANLYPKDAVQAGKNEQHDARRGQRKVYITFALENSYAVEIKQVREIIDLSVGEITRPPGLPAFMRGMLNLRQKMVTVIDLRGLYRMTPLLDTSQSKILVIERGEECYGLLVDAVQNIMTINDSRRFAAPKMMRNPNASGDPRAEMDEVIDIEGEGGTHQTLSVFECGRLLERLAREIPALAA
- a CDS encoding chemotaxis protein CheD, producing the protein MHVTQLSAPIRPATLPWDDPHGCLPPTASGVLQVAMGQVKIGVGNDRLQALLGSCVGIALIWKKQGRCALAHCLLPETADMTELPCARYVSQAVPSLLRLLGASVADYAELEVIVAGGATMLNGCSSRLQIGQQNADAARRHLRKFGLNISYCRVGGKSGRTLHIDCATCDYTVQDIVHPCPGVVHA
- a CDS encoding protein-glutamate O-methyltransferase CheR: MDATGLPPSTLSALIALVRKHTGIAMTERKSVLLERRLRPRVQALKLNSYQAYLDVVERDRAEVPHFIDLVTTNDTLFFRTQQVWDYIEQEFLPQWWRAHPGKQLKVWSAAASSGEELYSMAMLCEEFQAAHPEFSYQIHATDISQQILALARDGQYGGRSVERIQATHPDWVRKYFRPSANGLRVVDALKRHVELAQHNLMLPLKSAKQFDLVFLRNVLIYFDQEHQHTILQQARLSMAPHAVMIVGESESISGRDTAYRFDRPMIYTME
- a CDS encoding methyl-accepting chemotaxis protein, whose amino-acid sequence is MNAPSQVIHTHDVELQAIHAALNRVQAVIEFDMEGKILHANDNFLRVLGYSLAEVQGRHHSMFCHPEYAASPAYKQFWTGLAAGEFEHGEFKRLAKDGREIWINASYNPVMDSNGRPYKVIKFATDITDNRLRSAEYEGKVSAIDKAQAVIEFDMQGHVLNANDNFLNVMGYYLDDIKGEHHRMFVDPDFAASAEYKRFWQKLNRGEFDSGRYKRLGNNKKSIWIQATYNPILDLNGKPYKIVKYASDITSQVELEESVAAKSKSDGEKISRLLDSVARAANGDLTSKIVVDGDEPLDQLAEGISKMIADLRKVIGDVVMSANGLADASTTIAERSNGVAVGTQALGATVEEMNASIDGLTSSINTIANNTSDADSMAKSTQHEAEVGAKAVAKSIEAMDLINRSSEDIGEIVKVISDIANQTNMLAFNAAIEAARAGEHGLGFSVVADEVRKLAERSSQATKEISKLINESVKRVSAGSEISRQASDAFDKILVGVVKTTVAISDISKAANEQLLTAREVSTAVQYIAEEAEKSAAACDSIARSTEGLNQRAGDLNKTVSGFTV
- a CDS encoding 3-hydroxyacyl-CoA dehydrogenase NAD-binding domain-containing protein → MTAEYQVHGAVAVITLNNPPVNGMGLTTRTAAVKGIQQALADDAVKAIVITGAGKAFSGGADIKEFNTPAALAEPSLHTLIATAEGSTKPVVAAIHTVCMGGGLELSLGCHYRVALPGAQIALPEVKLGLLPGAGGTQRLPRVLGLEPALNMIVSGAPVPSEKLPALFDELFAADADLLQSAVAFAEKIADVRPLPKVRDRKVDYPNHEAFLQFSRNTVKAMAGPFPAPLECVETVAASVTMKFDDGIKFERERFMHLIQTSESKSLRHAFFAERIASKVPDVAADTPVRAIKSAAVIGAGMMGGGIAMNFLNAGIPVKLLETRQEALDKGIATIRKNYESSLKKGKLTQEKLDQRMGLLSSTLSYDDIGRADIVVEAVFEELGVKEAVFRKLDAVMKPGAILATNTSTLDVDQIAAFTKRPQDVIGTHFFSPANVMKLLEIVRGKETGKDVLATALALSKKLKKTGVVSGVCDGFIGNRMIEQYSRQAGFLLEEGALPEQVDQAAEKFGFAMGPFRMGDLAGNDIGWAIRKRRYVEKPEITYSKTADLLCELGRYGQKTGAGWYDYKAGDRKAYANEQVNAMIVQHSADLGITRRKISDQEIVERLVYSLVNEGALILEEGIALRASDIDMVYLTGYGFPLYRGGPMFYADTVGLPNVVAAINKYARGHQGKAWRPAPLLLKLADQGKLFNN
- a CDS encoding PEP-CTERM sorting domain-containing protein; this translates as MKHTIFAAALALASVSSAFAADINGLYNTGIGAGGAAETHYTVSSTSVTDTVPTITKDGVWPVDGTWLVNNSTSKWITPTAVQGDTFDPAVNGTYTYTLSFNLTGYNAATAFFDGRVSSDNSVIVKLNGTDIGGGIGFQSWHDFGAGTGFAAGLNTLEFVVTNDKQYSGNPTGLRVEFESSNVSAVPEPATYGMMMAGLALVGVAARRRKQQK
- a CDS encoding PEP-CTERM sorting domain-containing protein translates to MKRNLLAAAALAFTAISSAHAAGITGLVNTGVGISGQSDGNYALSSAVSSTAVITYDSQWPIGPWLANSSASKWITPTAGQGDTFDPSTSGIYTYTLSFDLSGYNAASAAFSGRFAADNSVVVKLNDQVIGNATGFSDWTSFSASGGFAPGVNTLDFVVTNWAQNGGNPTGLRVEFGSSSVMAAVPEPETYAMLLGGLVLVGAVVRRRKPQ